The genomic region ACAAGCTGTTGATTTAATAAATAAATAATGAAAAAACAAAAAATAATTTTTTTTGCGCTTTTAATTTCGTTGTTTGCAACGGGTATTTCGGTTTTTGCGCAAGTTAGAGTAGATATTGAGCAACAAACAGCTAATAAAGGATTATTATCAGGTATTTCTTCTGCTTGTGCCGAATCGGGTCAATGCACCTTGGTTGATTTTATGGTTGTTGTAAAAAATATCTTTCTTTTATTGCGACAAATCGCTTTTTGGGCAGCGGTTGGATTTGGAATTTATGGTGGTATTACATTGATAATTTCTCAAGGCAACCCTTCAAAAATTAAAAGTGGTAAAAATATTATTTTGGCAGCTTTTGTTGGATTAATGATTGTTTATGGCGTGAGCTTAATTATAAATATAATTCTTTTGGCTATAAATAAGCAACCGATTAATTTGGAGCAAATTTGGAATCCTCAAATAATATTTGTAAATGAATAAAAATATGATTTTTTACAAATTATTGACCAAATTTTTTATTTTTTCTATATTGTTAATAGCAGTATTTTTAACAAATTATGCGTTTGCTCAAGAAGGACTTCCTGATCCTTTGGGAGGTAAAACTCTTTTAGGATTAGCTGAAACGATTGTTAAATGGCTAATGCAGATTGCTGTGCCGTTAACTGCGATTATGACAATCTGGGGTGCAATTTTGATGATGACAGCAATGGGCAATCCTCAAAAAATTAAACAAGCCCAAGGCGCTTTAACTTGGGCGGTAGCTGGATTAGTGGTAATCATTATTTTGCAAGGTTTATTTGAGTTTGGGCAGACCACTATTTCTGAAGCAGAAGGATTATCCGATTTATTAAATACTATTCAGCAATATTTACTTTTTATTGGAGGCCCATTATCAATAGTTATATTTTTATACGGCTCCTATTTATTAGGAACTGCTAAACCCGAAAATGTTAAAACAGGAAAAAATATTTTAATTTGGACTTCGGTTGCTTTGGCAATTATTAGTATTTTTACCGTCGCCAATCTTATCAATATTATTAATCAATTGGCAAAATAAATATGAAGAAAAAAATTGTATTACCATTTTTAATTATTGTTGGTTTAATGCCGACAATTTTAATAATGGCCCAAACGAATGAGGCTTTACCCACAATTCAAGTGAAAAATGTAGATGATGTAATTAAAATAATTAACAATGTTGCTGCCTGGATGTATAGAATTATTTTGGCAATAGCCGGCATTTTTGTTTTAATGGCTGCTTTCACCTTCTTTTCAGCTGGCGAAAAAACAGAAAATGTGAAAAAAGCCAGAAATCAAATTTATTATGCGGTAGTGGCTTTAGTGGTAGCTGTTTTAGCTTTTAGTATTAAAGAAATTGTGATTAAAATTTTAACAACGACAACAAAATAATAAAAAATAAAAGGTCGTTTAAATAAAATAATTAAAACAAATTTAATATGAAAAAAATAAAAGAAATTGGTTTGTGGGTTATAACATTGAGCTTAGTTTTAGGTCCAGCAGTTTCAGTTTTTGCTCAAACCGTAGCTACAGCCAATACGCCACAACCCAAGGACTTAGGTACTTGGTTGGGCGTCGTAAAAACCGTCTTTCGATGGATTTATACTATTATTTTAGTTATATCAGTTGGTCTGGGTCTTTATGCCGCATTTTTATATCTTACTTCTGGAGGAGATGCTGGTAAAGTAAAACAAGCTAGTAAATATTTGATTTATGCTATTATTGGTTTAGTAGTAGCAGTATTAGC from Patescibacteria group bacterium harbors:
- a CDS encoding pilin, whose product is MIFYKLLTKFFIFSILLIAVFLTNYAFAQEGLPDPLGGKTLLGLAETIVKWLMQIAVPLTAIMTIWGAILMMTAMGNPQKIKQAQGALTWAVAGLVVIIILQGLFEFGQTTISEAEGLSDLLNTIQQYLLFIGGPLSIVIFLYGSYLLGTAKPENVKTGKNILIWTSVALAIISIFTVANLINIINQLAK